The DNA sequence CCTATAAAAACGCCATCATGTGTGATGACGAAACCCTGATGAACAGCTTTCGCCGCTCGCTGGAGCTGGGCGCAATGCCGACGGTTCACGCCGAAAACGGCGAGATGGTCTACCTGTTGCAACAGGAGTTGCTCAAGCAGGGCATCACCGGGCCGGAAGGCCACCCGCTGTCGCGCCCGCCGGAAGTGGAGGGCGAGGCGGCCAACCGGGCGATTACCATTGCCGGTCTGATGGGCGTGCCGGTTTACGTGGTGCATGTCTCCTGTAGCGAGGCGGCAGACGCGATTGCCCGCGCCCGCTCCCGTGGCCAGCGGGTGTATGGCGAGGTGCTGGCAGGCCATCTGGTGATTGACGACAGCGTATACCGCGATCCGGATGCCGCCCGTGCTGCGGCGTATGTCATGAGCCCGCCGTTTCGACCCAAAGCGCATCAGGAGGCGCTGTGGCGCGGCTTGCAGTCCGGCCAGTTGCACACCACCGCGACCGACCACTGCACCTTCTGCGCCAGCCAGAAAGCGGCCGGGCAGGATAATTTCACCAAAATTCCCAACGGGTGCGGCGGGGTGGAAGAGCGCATGGCGGTTATCTGGGATGCCGGGGTTAACAGTGGCCGCCTGACACCAAGCGAGTTTGTCGCCATTACCTCGGCTAACACCGCGCGCCTGTTCAATCTCTATCCGCGTAAAGGCTGCGTGGTGCCGGGCGCTGATGCCGATCTGGTGCTGTGGGATGCCGCAGGTCGCCAGACGCTGTCGGCCAAAACCCATCACTCCCGTAATGATTTCAACCCGTTTGAAGGCCGCACCGTGACCGGCAAAGCGGCATTTACCCTCAGTCAGGGGGTGGTGGTGTATGCCAATGGCGATTTGCGCGCCCGCGAAGGGGCCGGTCGCTATCTCAAGCGCCCGGCATTCGGGCCGGATTTCAATGCGGCGGCACAGTGGGAGCGCCAGCGCGTGGCCAAAGCGGTCGCGCGTTAATCCTAAACGGTGGCGCGAATCCAACGCGGTCGCGCGAATAATGTCGGCACGGCGTGATGCACGCCGGGGTTCACTTGATGAGGAAGACAACATGATGAGCGATGTACTGAGCGAGGCATCAGGCGTTATCGACACCCGCGATGTGCGGGTAAACGGCGAACGCCTGTGGCAATCCCTGATGACACTGGCGCAAATTGGCGCGACGCCCAAAGGCGGCGTGTGTCGCCTGACGCTGACTGACCTTGACCGACAGGGCCGTGACTGCGTGGTGGACTGGGGCAAAGCCGCCGGATTAACGGTAACGATTGACCAAATCGGCAATGTTTTCCTGCGCCGCGCCGGGCGCAACAACGCGCTGCCGCCGATTGTCGCTGGCAGCCATATTGATACCCAGCCCACCGGCGGCAAGTTCGATGGTAATTTTGGCGTGCTGGCGGCGCTGGAGGTGATACGCACCCTGAACGATTGCCAGATAGAGACGCAGGCCCCGCTGGAGATGGTGTTTTGGACCAATGAAGAGGGCTCCCGTTTTGTGCCGGTCATGATGGGTTCCGGCGTGTTTGCCGGGGTCTTCTCACTTGAGCACGCCTATGCTGCTACCGATGTGGACGGTAAAACGGTGCGCGAAGAGCTGACGCGCATCGGTTACGTCGGGCCACAGACACCGGGCGATCACCCTATCGGCGCTTATTTTGAAGCCCATATCGAACAAGGGCCGATTCTGGAAGACGAAGGCATTGAGATTGGTGTGGTGCAGGCGGTGCTGGGCATCCGCTGGTATGACTGTGTTGTGACCGGGCAGGAGTCTCACGCTGGGCCGACGCCGATGGCGCTGCGTAAAGATGCGCTACAGGTGGCGGCGCGCATCATGCAGGAAGTGGTGGCGATAGCCGGGCGCTTTGCTCCGCACGGTCGCGGCACGGTGGGCATGGTGCAGGTACACCCGAACAGCCGCAACGTGGTGCCGGGCGCGGTGAAATTCTCTGTCGATTTTCGCAACATCAGCGATGCGCAGGTTGATGCGATGGACGCCGCATTGAAGGGGTATCTGCAACAACTTGAGCAGGAAACCGGCCTTGGTATTAGCCTGACGCAGGTCTCGCACTACCCGGCGGCCCCTTTTCACCCGGACTGCCAGGCGGCGGTGCGGCGCGCGGCGCAACAGCTTGGCTACTCGCACCGCGATATTGTCTCCGGTGCCGGTCACGATGCTGTCTACACCAGCCTGCTGGCCCCGACCGGCATGATCTTCATCCCCTGTAAAGACGGGATCAGCCACAATGAAATCGAATACGCCGCGCCCGAACAGGTAGCGGCGGGGGCTAACGTGCTGCTACATGCGATGCTGGAGCGCGCCGGTGTGGTCGCGCGCGGGCAGTAAGCGTCTGATGCGCTACACAGTTCTGACAGGGCAGCGGCGGCTGCCCTGTGCCGTGATGATGCGTTGTCGCGTGAGTGGCTTTAGCGGTCATTGGCGGTGATGCGATGAATGGAATGCATCATTTTTTCCATACATTCATCAGCAATCGGCCCCATCAGCGCGTGCAGGCCAAGGGTATGGCCAACCCCTTCCAGCAGAGATATTTCAATATTCGGGAAATCATGGCGGTGCTCGATAAAAAAAGCATACTGCTTTTGATTATCTAATTGCGTATCCATGGTGCCGAGGAAAATGGATACGGGAAATGTGGTGTTTTTTAAATTGAACAGTTCCGGGGTAGCATCCGGCGCGAATAATTGTTTCCACCATGCATAAGCGTATTGGGTGAACGGTGCGGGCGCGGGCCAGGGGTCATCGTCGTGTTGGGCCATTGCTGCTGCGCTTTGCTCTGTAAAATTTTTCATGCCTTCTGCGCGGGCGTTCTCCAGGTCGTGATAATCCCAGAACCCTTTATATGGAATAATTTTACTGATAGTGCTGATAAATGCGTGCGGGCTATTTCCATAGCCTTTTTTTATATCGTCGAATGTAATGATGCCGTTAGAGTGGGGGATATTTTTAAGCCACGTTATCTCTCTTTCATACAACTGCCATTGCATGATATCTGGCATGGAAAGCAGCGGCGGTGAGATTAACACCACGCCCTGTGGACGGATGCGGTAATGTTTAATCAGCCGGGAAATATTCATGCACCCTTCCGAGTGGCCGAGAAGAAGGATATTTGTGGTATCACCAGCGGCTGTATATTGCGTCAGATAATCATAAATTGTGAAAATATCATCGTATTGGCTAAGTGGGGTGACGGTGCCTCGAATATCAGCATCGATAAAATGTTCAAGAAAAGCCAGGTCTTTTTTTACAATAAATTCGGGTTGATTGAGTCTGGCATCGCGCCGGTGGCTGCTGACGCCACGGCAGTCATAGCGGGCAACGGCGAGCCCTGACTCCAGCAGTTCCTGCGCCAGAGTTAAAAAAACAAAATCACTGTTGCTATGACTTTCACCCACAAGATAATCGCGATTATGAAGCCCGGAACCAGGGCACATCAATACGATGGATGGGCTGTGTTTATCGGTATTCGGCCAGTTAATTTGGCCATTAAGAGTGGCTTTTTTATCGCGACTCGGCAGCGAAAATGCGTCTACGGGGTAGGTTTTATTAAGTTCATCAATAGACAAGTAATCTTTCATAACGTGCCGCCTTTGGCGTAATTGATAAATGATTTTAACACTCGCACTCAGCGTTTTTAATGAATTTTTTTGTTCGGTTTTTATGGCGGTTTTTTGATAAAGGTGTTTTTCGCCGGACGCGTTATTCCGGCGATGCTGGTTATAGAAAAGTTATGCTGAGGTTTATTTCTTTAAGCGATTTGAATTTCTCAGTGCGAATATCAGGCAAAAAAGGAGGGTGATATGTAAATAAGAGAGTGATTTTGTATAAAGATCATCAGCTATTCCAATGATGACAAGAAGGATTCCTGCATATATCAGAAAGCGGACTTTATCTTGCCTGAGAATTTTCATTCTTACTCCACAGAATATTTATGCCATGCCTTATTTACGCCGGGTAAACGGGCGTGGCGGTTGCATGAATGGGTAAAGAATAGAGCATATTGGCTGGATCGGCTCTCTGTGCTGTCTCTACTGCGGCCCTTTTCTGCGTGCGGCGACAAGCGACAACCGACAAGGAAAAGGGCCGTTGTGTTTAGCGCGGGCTGGCTTCACGCCGCGCCCGGGCTATCTCGTCGGCCAGAATAGCGACGCCCTGCTCGATTTTCTCCGGCTCCGGCACATAGTTCATGCGCAGGCACTGGTGGGCGTGTTCCCACTCTTGCTCCAGGCCGGGGAAGAAATAGTGGCCGGGCACCATCAGTACGCCGCGTTTTTTCAGGCGCTGGTACAGTTCATCGGTGGTGATGGGCAACTCTTTTAACCACAGCCACAGGAAAATCGCCCCTTCGGGTTTGTGGATAAGGCACACCTCCGGCGGCAGATAGCGGCGGATTATCGCAATGGTGTGTTCTACGCGCTGGCGGTAGAACGGGCGCACCACGTCGTTTGAGAGCCGCAGCAGGTCGCCGCGCCGGATCATCTCGTGGGCCAGCGCCGGGCCAATCGAGCCGGGTGCCAGGCTGACAATGCCGTTCATGTTGCCAAGGGCGTCGATAACGCTTTCTGCGGCAATCACAATACCGCAGCGCGCCCCCGGCAGCCCCAGTTTGGACAGGCTCATGCACAGAATGGTGTTCGGGTTCCACAGCGGTGTGGCATCGCTGAAAATAATGCCGGGAAAGGGCACGCCGTAAGCATTGTCGATAACCAGCGGGATCTGGTGTTCGCGCGCCAGCGCATCCAGATGCTGCACCTCGTCGTCGGTCAGCACGTTGCCGGTCGGGTTGGTCGGGCGGGAGACGCAGATCATGCCGATGTCATCGGTAATGTTCAGCTTTTCAAAATCAACGTGATATTTGAACTGCCCTTCAGGTAGCAGTTCAATCTGCGGGCGCACGGAGACAAACATCTCCTCATCGAGCCCCGAATCGGCATAACCGATGTATTCCGGGGCCAGCGGGAACAGCACGCGCTTGAGCTGCCCGGCGTCATTGCGCCCGGCGAACAGGTTAAACAGGTAGAAAAAGGCGCTCTGGCTGCCGTTGGTCAGGGCGATATTCTGCGGGCCAATCTCCCAGCCCAACTCTTCGCGCAACAGCGTTGCCAGCGAGTGCAGCAGGGCGTCTTTTCCCTGCGGGCCGTCGTAATTGCACAAGGCGTCTGTCAGCGTGCCTTGCGCCAGCAGGTCGCCGCACAGTTGCTGAAAATAGTCATCCATCGCGGGAATGTGCGCCGGGTTGCCGCCGCCGAGCATGATGGCTCCGGGGGTACGCAGCCCGTCGTTGAGGTCAGCCATTAACTGGGTAATACCGGAATGGCGGGTAAATTTGTTGCCGAAACGAGAGAAATTCATAAGGTGTCATTAATTATTGGTCGGTCGCAGGTAAGGCGCAACCTTAACGCGAGCGCAGATCCGGTGCAATCGGAACTGTTGCTGTTAAGCGGGTAACTCAAGTGGCGTTACCCGCAATTGGCACGCGTTCGGCGTTAAACCTCAATGGCCAGAATCGCCATAAACGCCTCGCGCGGGATATCCCGTTTGGAAAAGCCGATATTATGTTTCTTGTTCTCGCGCTGCTTGCGAATAAGCCGCTGTTTCTGCGACAGGCTGCCCTGAAACCCTTGCGCCAGCGCGCTTTTGCGCAGCGGCGGGATATCTTCACGGGCAATCACGCGGTTGCCCACTTTGGCTTGCGCCGGGACGGGGTACAGCTTGCGCGGGAGCACCTGCTTTAGCGTGTTGACGATCTGCGTGGCCCGCGCCCAGGCGTTTTGCCGGGCGATGATAAACGAAAAAGCATCAATTATTTGATTATCAAGGTAAATGTCGCAGCGCACCAGGTCGGCGCGCCGATAGCCAATAAAGGCGTAATCGAGCGTGGCGTAGCCCTGCGTCAGGGATTTCAGCTTATCGAAAAAGCCGAACACCATGTCGTACAGCGGCACATCCCAGTTCAGCGCCACCTGCCCGTTATCGAGATAGTGCATGTCGATAAACTCCCCGCGCCGCGCGGCGCAAAAGGTCATCAGCGCGCCAACATAGTCATCGGGCGTGTGCAGCGTGCAGCGCACATAAGGCTCTTCTACCCATTTCAGCGTCTCTTCGCCGGGAAAGTGCGCCGGGTTATCAATCGTCAGGCACTGCCCGTTATGCAGCGTGACCCGGTATTCCACGCTCGGTGAGGTGACGATGACGGAAATGCCGTATTCCCGCTTTAACCGCTCCCGGATAATGTCCAGATGCAACATGCCGAGAAAACCGCAGCGAAAGCCCGCGCCGAGGGACGCGGAAACCTCGGGCGTGATGTGCAGCGCGGCATCGTTAAGCGAGAGTTTGCCGATGGCGTTGCGCAGGCCCTTGAGGTCGTCATCGGCGTCGGGATACAGGCCGGAAAACACCATCGGTTTCATCTCCTGATAGCGTGCAACGGGCGCTGTCGCCGGGGCATCGGCCAGGGTGAGCGTATCGCCGACCCGAATGGCCGCCGCCTCTTTCAGGCCAGCGGTGAGATAGCCGACTTCGCCGTCTCGCAACCGGGTAAGCGGCTGGCGCTGGGGGAAAAAGGCCCCGGTTTCACTGACGTCAACGCGCTGCCCTGAGGACATAAAACAGAGCGTGTCGCCGGGGCGGATAACGCCATCGACTACACGCACATGCATGATGGCACCCTGATAGACATCGTAGTGCGAATCAAACACCAGCGCGCGTAGCGGGGCGTCGTTCCGGCCTTGCGGCGCGGGAAAATGGCGGGCGATAAACGCCAGCACCTCGGCCACGCCTTGCCCGGTTTTTGCCGACACCGCCAGCAGGTTGCTGATATCCAGTTCAGGGATTGCCGCCAGCTGGCGGGTGGTGCTGACGACATCCGCCTGCGGGCTGTCGATTTTATTGAGTACCGGCAGGATAGTCAGACCATGCTGGCGCGCCAGACTGAGGTGCGCCAGCGTCTGTGCCTGTACCCCTTGGGTGGCATCGACCAGCAGTATTGCCCCTTCGCAAGCCGCCAGGCTGCGCGAGACTTCGGCGGAGAAATCGACGTGCCCGGGGGTGTCCACCAAATTGAACTGATAATGCTGGCCACGCGCATCCTGATAGTTCATGCGCACGGTTTGCAGCTTGATGGTGATGCCGCGCTCGCGCTCGATATCCATGCTATCCAGCAGCAGCTCACGCATGTCGCGTTTGGCCACCGTCGCGGTCAGCTCGATAATCCGGTCAGCCAGCGTCGATTTGCCGTGATCAATGTGGGCGATAATACAGAAGTTACGAATCAGAGAAGTGTGCATACCGAAGACCTTTTACATCATGGTTTGCCTTTCTCGGCGCACGAACCGTGCAGGAAACGGCAAACAACAGGAAACGACGCTGAAGATTCAGCGTGCGAAACAACCAAACGATGTAAAAGTAAATAGCCGGGGCTGATGATAGAGCATGGGCGTCGGGGCTGGCAAGTCAGCGGTGCCGGGGTGCCGATGGGCTATGATGCAATAATCTGTTTTTTCTCGTTTTTTATCTGTTTCTTGTAGCTGAAGTTTTTCAGCTTCTCTCTCAGGGCTGGCGTCGCCTGAATCCACATGAGCTGAAATTCGTCAGCTAATGATGCCGTTTACCGTTATTTTTGCTGAAAATCGTCAATGATTTTTGTGCTTTCTGTGATTTGAGCGACAGATTTAGCGCAAAAAACACCCATTTCTATCGTCTGGTGAGGGAAGTCACAGTCTCTCTGCTGTTGGGTTTGTAGTCTTGGTCTTCGCAAGCTTAATCAATTCAGCTTAAAAGGGTGCAACGGATGAAAAAACAACTGGCAATAGGTATCGCACTGGCGCTGGCTTCCTGGCAGTTGGGGGCGCAGACCTTCGTGCTGACGGACGTGGAAAGCAGCACCGAGAAAGGTAACTGGCAGGTCAGCAGCGAGTCGCTGAAAATAAAAGATGCACACTTCAGCATTGAGCAAAAGGTATTGCACGGCGGCCGTCAGGAAGGCAGCAAAGTCGTTACCATTACCAGCCCGAACGGGTTGCAAATTGCCCTGAGCCCGACGCGCGGCATGGATTTGCTGCATGTTACGGGCAAAAACATTCGCCTGGGGTGGGATTCACCGGTCGATGAAGTGGTAAACCCGAATACCATCACGCTGGAAGGGCGCAACGGACTGGGCTGGCTGGAAGGCTTTAATGAAATGATGGTGCGCTGTGGCTACGAATGGACAGGCCACCCGGTGACCAGCGACGGCATGATCTACACCCTGCATGGCCGCGCCGGGAATACGCCTGCGTCCAAAGTGGTGGTGGACGTGAGCGACAAAGCGCCCTACACCATCACCGTGCGCGGCTTGCTGAAAGAAAACAGCTTCAAGAAATCCAACCTCGAAACCTGGACGGAACTGCGCTATGTGCCGGGCAGCGAGTCGTTTACCGTTCATGATGTGCTGACCAACAAAGCCGACTACCCGCGCGACTACCAGATTATCTATCACAGCAACTTCGGCACCCCGATTCTGGAAGAGGGCGCGCGCTTCCTGGCACCGGTAAAAGAGATTTCACCGTTTAACGACTATGCCAAAGCAGGCCTGAAAAGCTGGCAAAGCTATAAAGGGCCAACGAAAGGCTTCGACGAAATGGTATTCAACATGACGCCGTACGCGGATAAAGCCGGTAAAACGCTGGCTGCGCTGGTTAACCGTGCGGGTGATAAAGGCGTTTCTATCGCGTTTGATACCCAGCAGTTGCCGTTGCTGACGCTGTGGAAAAACACCGACACCGAGAAGCAAGGCTATGTCACCGGCATTGAACCCGGCACCAGCTACGCCTACCCGGTCACGATTGAGCGCCAGCAAGGGCGGGTGAAGAAACTGCAACCCGGCCAGAGCACCACGTTTGAGCTGACCTACAGCCTGTTAAGCAGCCCGGCGGCGGTGCAGCAAACCGAAGAAAAAGTGAAATCGATTCAGGGCGACCGCCCCACCACGCTGACGGAAAAACCGATCGCGGTGGAATAAGAGTTACCCCTCACCGGGAGCGTCAGGCTGGCGGGTGTTCAGCGCCAGCCTGTATACGCATCGCCAGCTTAAGAGGCGCTCGCGAAGGCGAAGCCTTCGTCAGCCCAGCCGGTGATCCCGCCTATCATCACTTTTACCGGAAAACCGAGACGGGCGATTTTATACGCCGCCTGATCCGCACCATTGCAATGCGGCCCGGCGCAGTAGACCACGAACAGTTTACCTTGATGCAGGGCCGCCAGCTTTTCGTGGGTTATCTCACGATGAGGCAGATGGATGGCACCGGGCAGATGTTTGTGGTTGAAGGTGTCGCGGCTGCCAACGACATGCAGCAACACAAAATCCACTTCCCCCGTGGTGATGGCGTGATGCACATCGGCGCAGTCGGTTTCCAGCGCCAGTTTGTTCTGGAAATACAGCGCGGTTTCTTCGCAGGGTAAAGCGGGTGTCTCAGTTACGTAGCTCATCGGTGCTCCTGATTTTTATGTCGGTATGATTTATCCGTGTCGTGTATCCAGAATCGTGTATCAATGCTGCACAGCGGGATTCACGCAATTCTCCGTCACCGTGCCGGTCAGGGCGGCTATCAGGTTATCTACCGCGCAGGCCGCCATGTTGTAGCGGGTTTCGTGGGTGGCGGAGCCGATGTGCGGCAGCGCGACCACATTGGGCAGCGCCAGCAGCGGTGAGTCCACCGGGAGCGGCTCTTGCTCAAACACATCCAGCCCGGCGGCGTGCAGCGTGCCGTCGGTCAAGGCTTCAATCAGCGCCTGCTCATCCACCACCGGGCCACGCCCGATGTTGATGAGGATCGCGCCAGGCTTCATCTTCGCCAGTTGCGCTTTGCCAATCAGGTGGCGGGTTTGCGGCGTCAATGGCAGGGTAATACACAGAAAATCCGATTCGGCCAGCAGGGTATCAAGATCGCAGTAACGGGCGTTAAAGCGGGTCTCTGCCGCCTCATGGTGGCGGCGCGCATGATAAAGCACCGGCATGCCAAAGCCGAAATGTGCGCGCTGCGCCACCGCAAGCCCGATACGCCCCATGCCCAAAATACCGAGGGTTTTGTGGTGGACATCCACGCCGAACCAGCTTTCACCGATGTTACCCGTCCACTCACCGGCTTTGACGCGCTCGGCGGATTCCAGCGCCCGGCGCGCGGTCATCAGCATCAGGGTCAGCACGGTATCGGCGACGGTTTCGGTCAGCACCGTCGGGGTGTGCATCAGTAGCGCTTTCTTTTCATTGAGCGCCTCGACATCGATATTGTCGTAACCGACCGACACGGTAGACACTGCGCGTAATTGCGGCAGGTGAGACAGGTACTCGCGGCTGACGGTATAGCCAGCCCCAATAAGCCCCTCGGCGCGGGCCAGTAGCGGGTGGCCGACCGGCGGCAGCCCGTCAAATACGGAAACGGTAAAATGCTGTTCAAGTTTGCGCTGTAGCGCTTCAGGAATGTGCTTGTAGAGAATGACGTCAGGTTTCATCGTTCACTCCGGCTGAGGGGGATAAAGGCGAAATGGCATCATGAGCAACCTGCGCCAAGACTGCAAGCCTGTTATCTCTTGATGAAAATAACGAATGATATTTTTATTAATGAATCACGATGTAATACATTGATTAATTTTTAATTAAATACTGAGCTATGTTTTTATAGAGTAATAAATTTAATTTTTTACGTTAGCTAAGATAATTTTCACTTAAAATAAGTTCTTGACTAATGAAGTCAGCAAAAGCTCTGACTTTTGGTGACAGATGTCGATTAGATGGCCAAATTAAGGACATTGCTCCTAATGGCACCATGAATTCTTCCAGGATTGGACGAAGTAAACCGGCGTTAATAGCCTGCTTGGCAACGTAGACAGGTAGATGGGCAATACCTAATCCGTCTGTAGCAGCTCTTAGCCCAGCATGAGTATTATTAAAAATAAGATTTCTGGGGAGTTCTAAATTTGTATATGGTGATTTAAAAGACCATGTCGCAATACGCCCGTTTGATGGATATTTGAAATGTATACAGTGGTGATTCAATAAGTCGATTGGTGTATTTGGCAGCCCATGGTGTTTAAAATAATTCTTATCGCCGCAAACAACAAAATGCTGCTCACCGATTTTACGGCCAACCAAACGACTGTCCGCAAGTTCGCCACTCCTCACTGCGACATCAATGCCTTCTGCAATAATATCAACCACACGATCTTCAAAATCGATATCAAGTTCAATATCAGGAAATTTTTGCAAAAATTTTGGTAATAACGGCATCAGGAGGCTATGACCGAAAATCTGTGGCACATTAACCCGGAGCTTTCCTTTTGGATGTGATCTGATCTCAGAGATCACTGCTCTGGCATCGCAAATTTCATCCAGTATATGCTTACAGCGCTCGTAGAAAACGCTTCCCTCCTCCGTTAACCCGATACTGCGAGTTGTACGGTGGAAGAGCCTGACACCTAGCTCATCTTCGAGTCTGGCTACACTTTTGGCGATAGCTGATGATGAAACGCCAAGAACCCTGCCAGCGGCTGCATAGCTGCGAAGTTCAGCGGCGTAAACGAAGATGTTTATCGCCCTCAAACTCTCCATATTCCCCCACGTATTGAAGACAAATTTTCCTCAGTGTAAGTACATACACTTATATTTACAATCTTACATCCAGTATTTAATCTTAAAGAAAATAAACGTTTGAGTATTCTATTTTTATTGCCTTATTTTACCTTAAAAGTTTTTTATGAAAATGTTCACATTATAAAATCCCGATTTATGGGCTTTTTCTAACAGTGGGTATTAATTATATCCCATGTGAGTTTACCAATTCTTTAAGAATCAGTTATCGCAATGTTATATATTAGGAGATGTTGATATCTATATGGGCGAAGTCATACATACGATTTCATCAGATAATTCTGATGAATCATTAATAATTTATTTTGCAGGATCAATTCGGGCCGGTCGAGATGATGTTCCAATTTACGCCAAGTTGATAGATAAACTTAAAAAATACGGAGTTGTTATTACTGAGCATGTTGGTGATTATAAGTTATCGGTGAATGGGCAATCATTTTTGAGTGATAAATTTATTCACGATAGAGATTTACATTGGCTTAGACATTCTCATGTGGTGGTAGCAGAGGTTACAACACCAAGCCTTGGTGTTGGGTATGAAATTGCTACAGCGATCGGTTGGCGTATACCGGTCATTACTCTGTACAGGAAAAATAATAATAGTGTATCTGCGATGATCTCGGGGAGTGATGGCTGTCGCCATTTTGAATACGAAGAAGTATCAGATGCTTATAATATCATTGAAGATGAATTTAAAAAAATGGGATTTGATTTAAGTGATGAATCGTAATATTACTACAGCACTAGTTAGTACACTGAATAATATTCTTAAAAATGGGTCACATGTTGGCTCTCGCGATCAAGAGCAGATAGAAGTTCTTTCAACGCTAACTAAAATTACCAAGCCATCGGAACGTTTTCTTGTTATTCCCGGGAGAAATAATAATGTTTTTGCCCAAGTTGCAGAAACAATGTGGGTTTTAGCGGGAAGAAACGATCTTGAATTTTTAGATAATTATCTTCCTCGTGCAATTGAATTTTCTGATGATTTGAAAACATGGCGCGCGGCCTATGGACCGCGTTTGAGAAAGTGGAATGGGACTGTTGATCAGCTACAAGGTGTCATTAAACGGTTTCAAGAAGACCCTCTAACCAAGCGTGCAGTCATAAGTATTTTTGACCCTGAAAGTGATTACCGGGAAACAAAAGATGTACCGTGTAATAACTGGCTTCATTTCATTCAACGCAACGGTTGTTTAGATTTACATGTCACAGTTCGTGCAAATGATGCCATCTGGGGATTCAGTGGCATTAACTTTTTTGAATGGAGTGTGCTCCATGAGATTATTGCTAAAACTATGGGGTGGCGTGTTGGTAATATCTCATGGTATGTAGGGACATTTCATATCTATAGTCGTCATTATTCTACAGCGAAAAAAATATCTCAGATAGAAAAGCCTATTAGTATGTATGAGTGTGGTGTACACCCAACAGTTATAACGACGACTGTGGATGAACTGGATAATGTTCTCGAACTGTTTTTTAAATCTGAGGAGTTATCCAGAAGTGGAGAGTTTAATAAAGCTTCTATAATTGCCAAAGAAATATCAGATCCATTTTTTAGAAATTCAGCGATATTGATGAAAATATATAATGCTATAAAATTAAATATAGATAAAGATATTACAAGCAGCTATCTCAATGAGTTGGGTCAATCTGATTTTCGTATAGCTGCAATTGAATATCTTAGCCGAAAATGGAAATCACCGATGGTTTTTGATGGGGTGAAAGATATATCACCAGACTTTTATCAAGCGTTTCATTCCATGAATTCTTGCATTAATAATTATGTAATCAGCTAATCTAACTTGGGTCTTTGTGTGAAAAAAATATTAAACATCTCCGTTCCAAATATTAATCGGTCAAAGCTTTTTGTTACGTCAACCATTTTCAACGCAACAGGTAGCGGACTGGTTATGGCCTTCATGATGGTGTATTTCAATAGAACAACAAATCTTAGTTTGTCAGCGATTGGATTTTCTATTGCAATGGGGAGAGCACTGTCATCGATTGTACCAGTATTTATTGGTCGATTACTGGATAAAATAGGCCCTAAAAAAATATCCATATTAGGAGATTTTATTAGTGGATGCGGATTTATATTATGTATTTTCGCCAAAGACCCCTTAACTATCATGTTGACACAGTTTTTTACTCAGGCTGGTGCTCATATTTTTTGGACCTGTAATAGAGGGCTTGTGTCCC is a window from the Dickeya lacustris genome containing:
- the ghrB gene encoding glyoxylate/hydroxypyruvate reductase GhrB → MKPDVILYKHIPEALQRKLEQHFTVSVFDGLPPVGHPLLARAEGLIGAGYTVSREYLSHLPQLRAVSTVSVGYDNIDVEALNEKKALLMHTPTVLTETVADTVLTLMLMTARRALESAERVKAGEWTGNIGESWFGVDVHHKTLGILGMGRIGLAVAQRAHFGFGMPVLYHARRHHEAAETRFNARYCDLDTLLAESDFLCITLPLTPQTRHLIGKAQLAKMKPGAILINIGRGPVVDEQALIEALTDGTLHAAGLDVFEQEPLPVDSPLLALPNVVALPHIGSATHETRYNMAACAVDNLIAALTGTVTENCVNPAVQH
- the lepA gene encoding translation elongation factor 4, which encodes MHTSLIRNFCIIAHIDHGKSTLADRIIELTATVAKRDMRELLLDSMDIERERGITIKLQTVRMNYQDARGQHYQFNLVDTPGHVDFSAEVSRSLAACEGAILLVDATQGVQAQTLAHLSLARQHGLTILPVLNKIDSPQADVVSTTRQLAAIPELDISNLLAVSAKTGQGVAEVLAFIARHFPAPQGRNDAPLRALVFDSHYDVYQGAIMHVRVVDGVIRPGDTLCFMSSGQRVDVSETGAFFPQRQPLTRLRDGEVGYLTAGLKEAAAIRVGDTLTLADAPATAPVARYQEMKPMVFSGLYPDADDDLKGLRNAIGKLSLNDAALHITPEVSASLGAGFRCGFLGMLHLDIIRERLKREYGISVIVTSPSVEYRVTLHNGQCLTIDNPAHFPGEETLKWVEEPYVRCTLHTPDDYVGALMTFCAARRGEFIDMHYLDNGQVALNWDVPLYDMVFGFFDKLKSLTQGYATLDYAFIGYRRADLVRCDIYLDNQIIDAFSFIIARQNAWARATQIVNTLKQVLPRKLYPVPAQAKVGNRVIAREDIPPLRKSALAQGFQGSLSQKQRLIRKQRENKKHNIGFSKRDIPREAFMAILAIEV
- a CDS encoding rhodanese-like domain-containing protein; this translates as MSYVTETPALPCEETALYFQNKLALETDCADVHHAITTGEVDFVLLHVVGSRDTFNHKHLPGAIHLPHREITHEKLAALHQGKLFVVYCAGPHCNGADQAAYKIARLGFPVKVMIGGITGWADEGFAFASAS
- a CDS encoding LysR family transcriptional regulator is translated as MESLRAINIFVYAAELRSYAAAGRVLGVSSSAIAKSVARLEDELGVRLFHRTTRSIGLTEEGSVFYERCKHILDEICDARAVISEIRSHPKGKLRVNVPQIFGHSLLMPLLPKFLQKFPDIELDIDFEDRVVDIIAEGIDVAVRSGELADSRLVGRKIGEQHFVVCGDKNYFKHHGLPNTPIDLLNHHCIHFKYPSNGRIATWSFKSPYTNLELPRNLIFNNTHAGLRAATDGLGIAHLPVYVAKQAINAGLLRPILEEFMVPLGAMSLIWPSNRHLSPKVRAFADFISQELILSENYLS
- a CDS encoding nucleoside 2-deoxyribosyltransferase, with amino-acid sequence MGEVIHTISSDNSDESLIIYFAGSIRAGRDDVPIYAKLIDKLKKYGVVITEHVGDYKLSVNGQSFLSDKFIHDRDLHWLRHSHVVVAEVTTPSLGVGYEIATAIGWRIPVITLYRKNNNSVSAMISGSDGCRHFEYEEVSDAYNIIEDEFKKMGFDLSDES
- a CDS encoding aldose 1-epimerase family protein, yielding MKKQLAIGIALALASWQLGAQTFVLTDVESSTEKGNWQVSSESLKIKDAHFSIEQKVLHGGRQEGSKVVTITSPNGLQIALSPTRGMDLLHVTGKNIRLGWDSPVDEVVNPNTITLEGRNGLGWLEGFNEMMVRCGYEWTGHPVTSDGMIYTLHGRAGNTPASKVVVDVSDKAPYTITVRGLLKENSFKKSNLETWTELRYVPGSESFTVHDVLTNKADYPRDYQIIYHSNFGTPILEEGARFLAPVKEISPFNDYAKAGLKSWQSYKGPTKGFDEMVFNMTPYADKAGKTLAALVNRAGDKGVSIAFDTQQLPLLTLWKNTDTEKQGYVTGIEPGTSYAYPVTIERQQGRVKKLQPGQSTTFELTYSLLSSPAAVQQTEEKVKSIQGDRPTTLTEKPIAVE